From the Micromonospora sediminicola genome, one window contains:
- the recQ gene encoding DNA helicase RecQ, giving the protein MVSPTDERTEDALRVLRRVFGYDAFRGFQQEVVEHVVAGGDALVLMPTGGGKSLCYQIPALVRDGVAVVVSPLIALMQDQVDALTAVGVRAGFLNSTQEPAERRRVEAAYLAGELDLLYLAPEGLAVRSTLGLLERGRIALFAIDEAHCVSQWGHDFRPDYLNLSMLHERWPDVPRIALTATATRATRTEIATRLRLTEARHFVASFDRPNIQYRIVPKREPRRQLLSLLRDEHPGDAGIVYCLSRASVEKTAEFLVANGIPALPYHAGLDARTRAANQQRFLREDGLVMVATIAFGMGIDKPDVRFVAHLDLPKSVEGYYQETGRAGRDGLPSTAWLAYGLQDVVQQRKMIETSEGDLAHRRNLAAHLDAMLALCETVRCRRAQLLDYFGESGAATCGNCDTCLDPPESWDGTVAAQKLLSTVYRLDRERNQRFGAGHSIDILLGKHTDKIDQHGHDTLSTFGIGTELRDAEWRGVVRQLLAEGLLAVEGDYGTLALTEASADVLGRRRTVTLRKEPERPLSGRAAKPRGAATVVADLSPTAAPVFERLRAWRAATAKEQGVPAYVIFHDATLRQIAAEPPASLAELSRVNGVGENKLAKYGEGILAVLADG; this is encoded by the coding sequence ATGGTCTCCCCCACCGACGAGCGGACCGAGGACGCGCTGCGGGTGTTGCGCCGGGTCTTCGGCTACGACGCCTTCCGCGGCTTCCAGCAGGAGGTCGTCGAGCACGTGGTGGCCGGCGGCGACGCGCTGGTGCTCATGCCCACCGGTGGCGGCAAGTCGCTCTGCTACCAGATCCCGGCGCTGGTCCGCGACGGCGTGGCGGTGGTCGTCTCCCCGCTGATCGCGCTCATGCAGGACCAGGTCGACGCGCTCACCGCGGTCGGCGTCCGGGCCGGCTTCCTCAACTCGACCCAGGAGCCCGCCGAGCGACGCCGGGTCGAGGCGGCCTACCTCGCCGGCGAGCTGGACCTGCTCTACCTCGCGCCGGAGGGGCTCGCGGTGCGCTCCACCCTCGGCCTGCTGGAGCGCGGCCGGATCGCCCTGTTCGCGATCGACGAGGCGCACTGCGTCTCGCAGTGGGGGCACGACTTCCGTCCCGACTACCTCAACCTGTCGATGCTGCACGAGCGGTGGCCGGACGTGCCGCGGATCGCGCTCACCGCCACCGCGACCCGGGCCACCCGCACCGAGATCGCCACCCGGCTCCGGCTCACCGAGGCCCGGCACTTCGTGGCCAGCTTCGACCGGCCCAACATCCAGTACCGGATCGTGCCCAAGCGGGAGCCGCGCCGGCAGCTGTTGAGCCTGCTGCGCGACGAGCACCCGGGCGACGCCGGCATCGTCTACTGCCTGTCCCGGGCCTCGGTGGAGAAGACCGCCGAGTTCCTGGTCGCCAACGGCATCCCGGCGCTGCCCTACCACGCCGGCCTGGACGCGCGCACCCGCGCCGCCAACCAGCAGCGCTTCCTGCGCGAGGACGGGCTGGTCATGGTCGCCACGATCGCGTTCGGCATGGGCATCGACAAGCCCGACGTCCGTTTCGTCGCCCACCTCGACCTGCCCAAGTCGGTGGAGGGCTACTACCAGGAGACCGGCCGCGCCGGCCGCGACGGGCTGCCCTCGACGGCCTGGCTGGCCTACGGGCTGCAGGACGTGGTGCAGCAACGCAAGATGATCGAGACGTCGGAGGGCGACCTGGCGCACCGGCGCAACCTCGCCGCCCACCTCGACGCCATGCTGGCGCTCTGCGAGACGGTCCGGTGCCGCCGCGCCCAACTGCTCGACTACTTCGGCGAGTCCGGCGCGGCCACCTGCGGCAACTGCGACACCTGCCTCGACCCGCCGGAGTCCTGGGACGGCACGGTCGCCGCGCAGAAGCTGCTCTCCACCGTCTACCGGCTCGACCGCGAACGCAACCAGCGGTTCGGCGCCGGGCACAGCATCGACATCCTGCTCGGCAAGCACACCGACAAGATCGACCAGCACGGCCACGACACGCTGAGCACCTTCGGCATCGGCACCGAACTGCGTGACGCCGAGTGGCGCGGCGTGGTGCGTCAACTGCTGGCCGAGGGCCTGCTCGCGGTGGAGGGCGACTACGGCACGCTGGCGCTGACCGAGGCCAGCGCCGACGTGCTCGGCCGGCGGCGCACCGTCACCCTGCGCAAGGAGCCGGAACGGCCGCTGTCCGGCCGGGCCGCGAAGCCCCGGGGCGCGGCCACCGTCGTCGCCGATCTCTCCCCCACCGCCGCGCCGGTCTTCGAGCGGCTCCGTGCGTGGCGCGCGGCCACCGCCAAGGAACAGGGCGTGCCGGCATACGTGATCTTCCACGACGCCACCCTGCGCCAGATCGCCGCCGAGCCGCCGGCCTCGCTGGCCGAACTGTCCCGCGTCAACGGCGTCGGCGAGAACAAACTCGCCAAGTACGGCGAGGGGATCCTCGCGGTCCTCGCCGACGGATGA
- a CDS encoding Rieske (2Fe-2S) protein, whose product MSDDQARTGPITQTRRTLLAGAGAVGAAVVLAGCGDDDATPGQAPTSGGPPGATATGDAGGGDRDSSAPLARTTDIPVGGGAIYASKGVVITQPEAGQFKAFDPICTHQGCPVSNVDGGTINCTCHNSRFSISDGSVKQGPATKPLAAKEIKVEGDQITLA is encoded by the coding sequence ATGAGTGACGACCAGGCGCGGACCGGACCGATCACCCAGACCCGTCGGACCCTGCTCGCGGGTGCCGGAGCCGTCGGAGCGGCCGTGGTGCTCGCGGGATGCGGCGACGACGACGCGACCCCCGGGCAGGCCCCGACCAGCGGTGGGCCGCCCGGCGCCACCGCGACCGGCGACGCGGGCGGCGGCGACCGGGACAGCAGCGCGCCGTTGGCCCGCACCACCGACATCCCGGTGGGCGGCGGCGCGATCTACGCCAGCAAGGGCGTGGTGATCACCCAGCCCGAGGCCGGCCAGTTCAAGGCGTTCGACCCCATCTGCACGCACCAGGGCTGCCCCGTGTCGAACGTCGACGGTGGCACCATCAACTGCACCTGCCACAACAGCCGGTTCTCGATCAGCGACGGCTCGGTCAAGCAGGGCCCCGCCACCAAGCCCCTGGCCGCGAAGGAGATCAAGGTCGAGGGCGACCAGATCACGCTGGCCTGA
- the uvrC gene encoding excinuclease ABC subunit UvrC gives MADPSTYRPATGTIPELPGVYRFRDGTGRVIYVGKARNLRSRLNSYFADPVNLHQRTRQMVFTAESVDWITVATEVEALQQEYTWIKQYDPRFNVRYRDDKSYPYLAVTLDEEYPRLQVMRGAKRKGVRYFGPYSHAWAIRETLDLLLRVFPARTCSSGVFKRAGQVGRPCLLGYIGKCSAPCVGSVSAERHREIVDGFCDFMAGRTDTMVRRLERDMLDASEQLEFERAARLRDDVAALRRAMEKQTVVLGDGTDADVVAFADDPLEAAVQVFHVRGGRVRGQRGWVVEKTEELTTGDLVHHFCTQVYGGEQGEADVPRELLVPELPGDAEALADWLSARRGSRVSLRVPQRGDKRSLLETVERNAKDALARHKLKRAGDLTTRSQALDEIADALAMRTSPLRIECFDVSQIQGTDVVASMVVFEDGLPRKSEYRRFIVRGATDDLSAMSEVLRRRFARYLDARAETGELGEETAADPDRPGIDPTTGRPRRFAYPPQLVVVDGGPPQVAAAAQALAELGIDDVALCGLAKRLEEVWLPDDEFPVILPRTSEALYLLQRVRDEAHRFAITFHRQRRSKRMTESALDNVPGLGEVRRKALLRHFGSLKRLSAATVEEITEVPGVGRRTAEAILAALDGSDAATPAG, from the coding sequence GTGGCTGACCCCTCGACCTACCGTCCCGCGACCGGCACCATCCCGGAGTTGCCAGGGGTCTACCGCTTCCGGGACGGCACCGGCCGGGTGATCTACGTCGGCAAGGCGCGCAACCTGCGCAGCCGGCTCAACTCCTACTTCGCCGACCCGGTCAACCTGCACCAGCGCACCCGGCAGATGGTCTTCACCGCCGAGTCGGTGGACTGGATCACCGTCGCCACCGAGGTGGAGGCGCTCCAGCAGGAATACACCTGGATCAAGCAGTACGACCCGCGCTTCAACGTCCGCTACCGCGACGACAAGTCCTACCCCTACCTCGCGGTCACGCTCGACGAGGAATACCCGCGGTTGCAGGTGATGCGTGGCGCCAAGCGCAAGGGGGTGCGCTACTTCGGGCCCTACTCGCACGCCTGGGCCATCCGCGAGACGCTCGACCTGCTGCTGCGCGTGTTCCCGGCGCGGACGTGCTCGTCCGGCGTCTTCAAGCGGGCCGGCCAGGTCGGTCGACCGTGCCTGCTGGGCTACATCGGCAAGTGCTCGGCGCCGTGCGTCGGCAGCGTCAGCGCCGAGCGGCACCGTGAGATCGTCGACGGCTTCTGCGACTTCATGGCCGGCCGCACCGACACCATGGTCCGCCGGCTGGAGCGAGACATGCTCGACGCCAGCGAGCAGCTGGAGTTCGAGCGGGCGGCCCGGTTGCGCGACGACGTCGCCGCGTTGCGCCGGGCCATGGAGAAGCAGACCGTGGTGCTCGGTGACGGCACCGACGCGGACGTGGTCGCCTTCGCCGACGACCCGCTGGAGGCGGCGGTGCAGGTGTTCCACGTCCGCGGCGGTCGGGTGCGGGGCCAGCGCGGCTGGGTGGTGGAGAAGACCGAGGAGCTGACCACCGGTGACCTCGTGCACCACTTCTGCACCCAGGTCTACGGCGGTGAGCAGGGCGAGGCCGATGTCCCGCGCGAGCTGCTCGTCCCCGAGCTGCCGGGGGACGCGGAGGCGCTGGCCGACTGGCTCTCCGCCCGGCGGGGCAGCCGGGTGTCGCTGCGGGTGCCGCAGCGGGGCGACAAGCGGTCGCTGCTGGAGACGGTGGAGCGCAACGCCAAGGACGCGCTCGCCCGGCACAAGCTCAAGCGGGCCGGTGACCTGACCACCCGCAGCCAGGCCCTCGACGAGATCGCCGACGCGCTCGCCATGCGCACCTCACCGCTGCGGATCGAGTGCTTCGACGTCTCCCAGATCCAGGGCACCGACGTGGTCGCCAGCATGGTCGTGTTCGAGGACGGGCTGCCCCGCAAGAGCGAATACCGCCGGTTCATCGTGCGCGGCGCCACCGACGACCTCTCCGCCATGTCCGAGGTGCTGCGTCGGCGGTTCGCCCGCTACCTGGACGCCCGGGCCGAGACCGGGGAGCTGGGCGAGGAGACCGCCGCCGACCCCGACCGGCCCGGCATCGACCCGACCACCGGGCGGCCGCGCAGGTTCGCGTACCCGCCGCAGCTCGTGGTGGTCGACGGCGGCCCGCCCCAGGTGGCCGCCGCCGCGCAGGCGCTCGCCGAGCTGGGCATCGACGACGTGGCACTGTGCGGGCTGGCCAAGCGGCTGGAGGAGGTCTGGCTCCCCGACGACGAGTTCCCGGTCATCCTGCCCCGCACGTCCGAGGCGCTCTACCTGCTGCAACGGGTACGCGACGAGGCGCACCGCTTCGCCATCACGTTCCACCGCCAGCGCCGCTCCAAGCGGATGACCGAGTCGGCGCTGGACAACGTCCCCGGCCTCGGCGAGGTCCGGCGCAAGGCGCTCCTGCGGCACTTCGGCTCGTTGAAGCGGCTGTCCGCCGCCACGGTCGAGGAGATCACCGAGGTGCCGGGGGTCGGCCGGCGGACGGCCGAGGCGATCCTGGCCGCGCTCGACGGCTCCGACGCCGCCACCCCGGCCGGGTGA
- the rapZ gene encoding RNase adapter RapZ → MPTDTETVPVRPAPAEADTSLVVVTGLSGGGRSTVARALENVGYYVVDNLPQALLLDMAELAFKAGGAARRTAMVLDVRSRAFSTDLAGAIRELRERGFSPRVVFVDADDEVLIRRFESVRRSHPLQGDGRLADGIAVERALLEEARDQADVIIDTSHLNVNQLRRRVEELFGGEDARRLRITVLSFGFKYGLPPDADFVMDARFLPNPYWVPELREHTGREEAVSAYVLGQEGADAFVAGYADLVNATTAGFEREGKRYLTVAVGCTGGKHRSVAIAEELAARLRRSGIAANAQHRDLGRE, encoded by the coding sequence GTGCCGACCGACACGGAGACGGTGCCGGTGCGGCCGGCGCCGGCCGAGGCGGACACCTCCCTGGTGGTGGTGACCGGCCTGTCCGGCGGCGGGCGCAGCACGGTGGCGCGGGCGCTGGAGAACGTCGGCTACTACGTGGTCGACAACCTGCCCCAGGCGCTCCTGCTCGACATGGCCGAGCTGGCGTTCAAGGCCGGCGGCGCCGCCCGGCGTACGGCGATGGTGCTGGACGTGCGCTCGCGCGCCTTCTCCACCGACCTGGCCGGGGCGATCCGGGAGCTGCGCGAGCGCGGCTTCTCCCCCCGGGTGGTCTTCGTGGACGCCGACGACGAGGTGCTGATCCGGCGGTTCGAGAGCGTGCGCCGCTCGCACCCGTTGCAGGGCGACGGGCGGCTGGCCGACGGCATCGCGGTGGAGCGGGCGCTGCTGGAGGAGGCCCGCGACCAGGCCGACGTGATCATCGACACCAGCCACCTGAACGTCAACCAGCTGCGCCGCCGGGTGGAGGAGCTGTTCGGCGGGGAGGACGCCCGCCGGCTGCGGATCACCGTGCTGTCGTTCGGCTTCAAGTACGGCCTCCCGCCCGACGCCGACTTCGTGATGGACGCGCGCTTCCTGCCGAACCCGTACTGGGTGCCGGAGCTGCGCGAGCACACCGGCCGGGAGGAGGCGGTCAGCGCGTACGTGCTGGGCCAGGAGGGCGCGGACGCGTTCGTCGCCGGCTACGCCGACCTGGTCAACGCCACCACGGCCGGGTTCGAGCGGGAGGGCAAGCGCTACCTGACCGTGGCCGTCGGTTGCACCGGCGGCAAGCACCGCAGCGTGGCGATCGCCGAGGAACTGGCCGCCCGGCTGCGCCGCTCCGGCATCGCCGCCAACGCGCAGCACCGGGACCTGGGGCGGGAATGA
- a CDS encoding C39 family peptidase, which translates to MATTLLRKTVLTAAGIAATAGGIAGPAIAAHAAPTDTTTVVADRKGHGERELDVRYEAQPNFYYCGPAATRNAISVLGKNIDVHAMAREMGTTENGTNSINDITPVLNKETGKPYRSVEIKSGKADDKQTDTLRADIIRTVDDGRAVVANIAGTATDTDNTTHSFEGGHYISVIGYRDNGNTVTIADSANPNMASYRMSIDNLADWIATRGYSTS; encoded by the coding sequence ATGGCTACCACCCTGCTGCGTAAGACCGTGCTGACCGCTGCTGGTATCGCCGCGACCGCCGGTGGCATCGCCGGCCCCGCGATCGCCGCCCACGCCGCCCCCACCGACACCACCACCGTGGTCGCCGACCGCAAGGGCCACGGCGAGCGGGAACTCGACGTGCGCTACGAAGCCCAGCCCAACTTCTACTACTGCGGCCCCGCCGCCACCCGCAACGCCATCAGCGTCCTGGGCAAGAACATCGACGTCCACGCCATGGCCCGCGAAATGGGCACCACCGAGAACGGCACCAACAGCATCAACGACATCACCCCGGTCCTGAACAAGGAAACCGGCAAGCCCTACCGCTCCGTCGAAATCAAGAGCGGTAAGGCCGACGACAAGCAGACCGACACCCTGCGCGCCGACATCATCCGCACCGTCGACGACGGCCGCGCCGTCGTGGCCAACATCGCCGGCACCGCCACCGACACCGACAACACCACCCACTCCTTCGAAGGCGGCCACTACATCAGCGTCATCGGCTACCGCGACAACGGCAACACCGTCACCATCGCCGACAGCGCCAACCCCAACATGGCCTCCTACCGGATGAGCATCGACAACCTCGCCGACTGGATCGCCACCCGCGGCTACAGCACCAGCTGA